In one window of Haloimpatiens sp. FM7315 DNA:
- a CDS encoding 50S ribosomal protein L25, with amino-acid sequence MNCISAFKREEKGHKARKGGYIPGIIYGKGMEENYSVKFNKNDMIKIIKTSGDRAKLVLMFENEKKYGIIKSIQRNPINPGDIYNIDIQMVSKDEEVRQAVPIMFNGKNLLESKGLLLQVLLTEVDVTAKAAEIPNSFTIDLNNKDNGDVIKAKDIELNADIKLSTEPETVIASVTYAGINS; translated from the coding sequence ATGAACTGTATATCAGCTTTTAAAAGAGAGGAAAAAGGCCATAAAGCAAGAAAAGGTGGCTATATACCAGGAATAATTTATGGTAAGGGAATGGAAGAAAATTATTCAGTAAAGTTTAATAAGAATGATATGATAAAAATAATAAAAACTAGTGGTGACAGAGCAAAATTGGTACTTATGTTTGAAAATGAAAAAAAGTATGGAATAATAAAAAGTATTCAAAGAAATCCTATTAACCCAGGGGACATATATAACATAGATATACAGATGGTTTCTAAGGATGAAGAAGTAAGACAAGCAGTTCCAATAATGTTTAATGGAAAGAATTTGCTAGAATCAAAGGGTCTACTACTACAAGTACTATTAACAGAAGTAGATGTCACTGCAAAAGCTGCAGAAATACCAAACAGTTTTACTATAGATTTAAATAATAAGGATAATGGCGATGTTATAAAAGCTAAAGATATAGAACTTAATGCTGATATTAAGCTATCAACTGAGCCAGAGACAGTAATAGCTTCAGTAACTTATGCGGGGATTAATAGCTAA
- a CDS encoding DUF6762 family protein, whose translation MEETTLLLMEKNLSTGHLEREVGSYTVSENGELISNIFLSKEDNKEVIHLKVTTEKDIEDDKFDAVYDSYDMESLKEISISVDEVEEEYNPTWEITFEFDNNIDVFQNKLQEILNKHKEILERAYNSVK comes from the coding sequence ATGGAAGAAACTACATTGCTTTTAATGGAAAAAAACTTAAGCACAGGTCATTTAGAAAGAGAAGTAGGAAGTTACACGGTAAGTGAAAATGGTGAGCTTATAAGTAATATTTTTTTAAGTAAAGAAGATAACAAGGAAGTTATCCATTTGAAAGTTACTACTGAAAAAGATATTGAAGATGATAAATTTGATGCAGTATATGATAGTTATGATATGGAGTCTTTAAAAGAAATATCAATATCTGTAGATGAAGTTGAGGAAGAGTATAACCCAACTTGGGAAATTACTTTTGAATTTGATAATAACATAGATGTTTTTCAAAACAAACTTCAAGAAATACTAAATAAGCATAAAGAAATATTGGAAAGAGCTTATAATAGTGTTAAATAA
- a CDS encoding cation:proton antiporter yields MHELINYNSLLILSVFAFITPLFVNSFKKFKIPFVVGEIFVGIIIGKSFFNIVHSDVWITFLSNLGLAYLLFLSGLEIDFDMIKVKSGKKDIFKKILLPFAMFIATFGISFIFSIILYNFGIIKNVAFVSLLFSAGAPGILVPFFKERKILNTIYGQTLLIYSLICEFICLIALTTISSNIIYGFSYKNFLFLILFAFAYGLYLIIKRFSGRFDFSASSLRNLHVGVRAAFALILVLVTISNMIRAEIILGSFLAGVIFSLILDKSKKELHYELDIIGYGFLIPIYFIMVGVNLDIKSVFKEPSALTHIPLFLIIIFIVKFIPSMLLKFYYGLNKALSSGFILSAQLSLLIVGSQMAYNLKIISSSDYSAFILTTVISCILFPLCFDKLYIRDNLEDTESTAIEKISIMEIIPTRENLFNKSLQELSFPNCFRIFLIIRNEKEILPKGDTIILKGDRLLIAGLSQKMDYVLELLNE; encoded by the coding sequence ATGCATGAACTAATTAACTATAACTCTCTATTAATTTTAAGCGTATTTGCTTTTATAACGCCTTTGTTTGTAAATTCTTTTAAGAAATTTAAGATTCCCTTTGTAGTAGGCGAAATCTTTGTAGGTATAATCATAGGAAAAAGCTTTTTTAATATTGTCCATAGCGATGTTTGGATAACATTTTTGTCAAACCTAGGCCTTGCTTATTTGTTATTTTTAAGTGGCTTAGAAATAGATTTTGACATGATAAAAGTAAAATCAGGTAAAAAGGATATATTTAAAAAAATTCTTTTACCCTTTGCCATGTTTATAGCAACCTTTGGTATATCTTTTATATTCTCTATAATACTTTACAACTTTGGTATTATAAAAAATGTCGCTTTTGTTTCACTTTTATTTTCAGCAGGTGCGCCAGGAATTTTAGTACCTTTTTTTAAAGAAAGAAAAATTCTAAACACAATTTATGGTCAAACTTTGCTTATTTACTCTCTGATATGTGAATTTATATGTTTAATTGCACTTACAACTATATCCTCAAATATAATTTACGGTTTTAGCTACAAGAACTTTTTATTTTTAATACTCTTTGCCTTTGCCTACGGACTATATTTAATTATAAAAAGATTTTCTGGAAGATTCGATTTTTCAGCTTCTTCCCTTAGAAATTTACATGTAGGAGTTAGAGCTGCCTTTGCACTTATATTAGTTCTCGTTACTATTTCTAATATGATAAGAGCTGAAATAATTTTAGGTTCTTTTCTTGCAGGGGTTATTTTTTCACTTATTTTAGACAAGAGTAAAAAAGAACTACATTACGAACTTGATATTATCGGCTACGGTTTTTTAATACCCATATATTTTATAATGGTTGGAGTAAATTTAGATATAAAATCAGTATTTAAAGAGCCCAGTGCTTTAACTCATATTCCTTTATTTTTAATCATTATTTTCATAGTGAAATTTATTCCTTCTATGCTTTTAAAGTTTTACTATGGGTTAAATAAAGCCTTATCCTCTGGTTTCATTTTATCAGCTCAGCTTAGCCTCCTTATAGTTGGCTCACAGATGGCTTATAATTTAAAGATTATATCCTCTTCAGATTATTCAGCCTTTATATTAACTACAGTAATATCCTGTATTCTGTTTCCTTTATGTTTTGATAAATTATATATTAGAGACAATTTAGAGGACACTGAAAGCACTGCTATAGAAAAAATATCTATAATGGAAATTATACCTACTAGAGAAAATCTTTTTAACAAATCTCTACAAGAACTATCTTTTCCAAATTGTTTTAGGATATTTTTAATAATAAGAAATGAGAAAGAGATTCTTCCAAAAGGTGATACTATAATACTGAAAGGTGATCGACTTTTAATAGCTGGTTTATCTCAAAAAATGGATTATGTATTAGAACTTCTAAATGAATAA
- a CDS encoding tRNA (adenine(22)-N(1))-methyltransferase TrmK, with protein MDISLRLKTIASMVSKCDTIADIGTDHGYIPIYLVKKGICSKAIASDINKGPVQKAEFNVAMEGLKDKIQCKLGPGFSTIKPGKIDVAIIAGMGGNLIRDIILDHEEVFRKLQYAILQPVQNPEVLRKFIYEKGYEICDEELCIEEGIFYQILKVKFSDKPKNIDSIYYEVGEKLIEKNHKLLKGFLDNLILKYERILSFIDENTDLAVKRKEEVSFKIKELKK; from the coding sequence TTGGATATAAGCTTAAGACTAAAAACTATAGCTTCAATGGTTAGTAAGTGTGATACTATAGCAGATATAGGTACAGATCATGGATATATACCTATATACCTTGTTAAAAAGGGGATATGCAGTAAAGCCATAGCTTCAGATATAAATAAAGGACCTGTACAAAAAGCTGAGTTCAACGTAGCTATGGAAGGATTAAAAGATAAAATACAGTGTAAATTAGGACCAGGTTTTTCTACAATAAAACCGGGAAAAATAGATGTAGCGATTATAGCAGGTATGGGAGGAAATCTAATTAGAGATATAATCCTTGACCATGAAGAGGTGTTTAGAAAACTTCAATATGCGATTTTACAGCCAGTACAAAATCCAGAGGTATTAAGAAAATTTATATATGAAAAGGGCTATGAAATCTGTGATGAGGAATTATGTATTGAAGAAGGTATATTTTATCAGATATTAAAGGTTAAATTTTCTGATAAACCTAAAAACATAGATAGTATATACTATGAGGTTGGAGAAAAACTAATAGAAAAAAATCATAAGCTTTTGAAGGGTTTTTTAGACAATTTAATTCTTAAATACGAAAGAATACTTAGCTTTATTGATGAAAATACTGATTTGGCAGTTAAAAGAAAAGAGGAAGTAAGCTTTAAGATAAAAGAGTTAAAAAAATAA
- a CDS encoding PH domain-containing protein, with translation MLSFQSKKGSGIVYIILIIVVTNVFIGALIALEDNYLINTISKGALLACNLYIMYYLLLYMSLSYVFDEDNFYIKGIFGLKKVKVPYENIEAYTIETGKIKGVRLSGVSNNNFALGRSIIDKIGVTRMFVTENDFVLYLKTSEINYGVSPREYVALEKALKDKNIPKGFYENNFKKKVALYKDKKFLFFFSLISLIIIIMTLNPFILYLTDKLPKTMPLSYDSAFKPVIYGTSKQFAFKQMVYGALNMLILFACNMLLIFMLNMIKNLHIYIFI, from the coding sequence ATGCTTTCTTTTCAGTCTAAAAAAGGATCTGGAATAGTATATATTATTTTAATAATTGTAGTTACTAATGTTTTTATAGGTGCACTTATAGCATTAGAAGATAATTATCTTATAAACACAATTTCTAAAGGTGCCTTACTAGCTTGTAATTTGTATATAATGTACTATTTATTGCTTTACATGTCTTTAAGTTACGTTTTTGATGAAGATAATTTTTATATAAAGGGTATATTTGGATTAAAAAAAGTTAAGGTGCCTTATGAAAATATAGAAGCTTACACTATTGAAACTGGAAAAATAAAAGGAGTAAGATTATCTGGAGTGTCTAATAATAATTTTGCTTTAGGAAGAAGTATTATAGACAAAATAGGGGTTACCCGTATGTTTGTAACAGAAAATGATTTCGTTTTGTACTTAAAGACAAGTGAAATAAATTACGGGGTTTCTCCAAGGGAATATGTGGCCCTAGAAAAGGCCTTAAAAGATAAAAATATACCTAAGGGATTTTATGAAAATAATTTTAAAAAGAAAGTAGCTCTTTATAAGGATAAAAAATTTTTATTCTTTTTTAGTTTAATTAGTTTGATTATAATAATAATGACCTTAAATCCATTTATATTGTATTTAACAGATAAATTGCCAAAAACTATGCCACTAAGCTATGATTCGGCATTTAAGCCTGTCATTTATGGCACTAGTAAACAATTTGCTTTTAAGCAAATGGTGTATGGGGCTTTAAATATGTTAATACTTTTTGCATGCAATATGCTACTTATTTTCATGCTAAATATGATAAAAAATCTTCATATATATATATTTATATAG
- the rpoD gene encoding RNA polymerase sigma factor RpoD codes for MDKAEKMKLVRNLMEKGRKKGNLTYKEIMDELEKVDITPEQIEKIYEVLESTGIKVEGEETEETTKEEELDLSIPEGIAIDDPVRMYLKEIGKVPLLDSEEEIKLAQRIEEGEQLAKKKLAEANLRLVVSIAKRYVGRGMMFLDLIQEGNLGLIKAVEKFDYRKGYKFSTYATWWIRQAITRAIADQARTIRIPVHMVETINKLIRVSRQLLQELGREPHPEEIAKEMEMPVDKVREIMKIAQEPVSLETPIGEEEDSHLGDFIPDDEAPAPAEAAAFTMLKEQLINVLDTLTPREEKVLRLRFGLDDGRARTLEEVGKEFNVTRERIRQIEAKALRKLRHPSRSKKLKDYLD; via the coding sequence ATGGATAAGGCTGAAAAGATGAAATTAGTTAGAAATCTCATGGAAAAAGGAAGAAAAAAAGGAAATTTAACATATAAAGAAATTATGGATGAACTAGAAAAGGTTGATATTACTCCGGAGCAAATTGAGAAAATATACGAAGTTCTAGAGTCCACAGGTATAAAAGTTGAGGGAGAAGAGACTGAAGAAACAACAAAGGAAGAAGAACTAGATTTAAGTATACCAGAGGGTATTGCTATAGATGATCCTGTAAGAATGTATTTAAAGGAAATAGGAAAAGTTCCACTACTTGATTCTGAAGAGGAAATAAAATTAGCTCAAAGGATTGAGGAAGGCGAACAGTTAGCCAAGAAAAAATTAGCTGAGGCCAATTTAAGATTGGTAGTTAGTATAGCAAAAAGATATGTTGGAAGAGGAATGATGTTCTTAGATTTAATACAAGAGGGTAATTTAGGACTTATAAAGGCTGTAGAAAAATTTGATTATAGGAAAGGTTATAAATTCAGTACTTATGCTACATGGTGGATACGTCAAGCTATAACAAGAGCTATAGCAGACCAAGCGAGGACTATAAGAATACCTGTGCATATGGTAGAGACTATAAACAAATTAATAAGAGTTTCAAGACAATTACTACAAGAATTAGGAAGAGAGCCTCATCCAGAAGAAATAGCTAAGGAAATGGAGATGCCAGTAGATAAGGTAAGAGAGATAATGAAAATAGCTCAAGAGCCTGTATCTTTGGAAACTCCAATAGGTGAAGAAGAGGATAGTCATTTAGGTGATTTTATACCAGATGATGAAGCTCCAGCACCAGCTGAAGCAGCTGCATTTACAATGTTAAAGGAGCAACTTATAAATGTACTTGATACCTTAACACCTAGAGAAGAAAAGGTTCTTAGATTAAGGTTTGGACTGGATGATGGTAGAGCTAGAACTCTTGAAGAGGTTGGTAAAGAATTTAATGTAACAAGAGAAAGAATAAGACAAATTGAAGCAAAGGCTTTAAGAAAATTAAGACATCCTAGTAGAAGTAAGAAATTAAAAGATTATTTAGATTAA
- a CDS encoding CotS family spore coat protein — MPSKANLYNNIKLLSEYNLKKYVLSKYNLQDSNIEQVKIKNTEKQRAVYKVSLNGCNYCLKKVYYDVEDLLFVYSAIEWFYRYDIKVPRILKTVDHNRFVEFENMLFILTPWVDGMKCDYDIEDHILKSIENLGKMHEVTENFHPIKGSNINENHADIYTSMSKHYEKLLKNSNSAFHYKDKFSLLYLDHFPTNERLGKISTLVSCKINSKNLKRSLCHLDYVNKNLLFDKNSELWVIDFDKCKIDYCAHDISYFLRRLLRRDSTSWDFEVALKCLETYEKNYSLGLDEYLYILSYLSFPQKYWRISRDYYNNINKCNKNSFQTLLNKAVKNEEKQLNFSLEFINYIEKNFKIKSLIY; from the coding sequence ATGCCTTCAAAGGCTAATTTATATAATAATATAAAATTGCTTTCTGAATATAATTTAAAGAAATATGTACTTTCTAAATATAATTTACAGGATTCTAATATAGAACAAGTGAAAATAAAAAATACTGAAAAACAAAGAGCTGTCTATAAAGTCTCTCTAAACGGATGTAACTATTGTTTAAAGAAAGTTTATTATGATGTAGAAGATCTTCTTTTTGTATACTCAGCTATAGAATGGTTTTATAGGTACGATATAAAGGTTCCAAGAATACTTAAAACCGTTGATCACAACAGGTTTGTTGAATTTGAAAATATGCTATTTATTTTAACTCCCTGGGTTGATGGAATGAAATGTGATTACGATATAGAGGATCATATTCTTAAATCTATAGAGAATCTAGGAAAAATGCATGAAGTAACAGAAAATTTTCACCCCATTAAAGGAAGCAATATAAACGAAAATCATGCTGATATTTATACTTCTATGAGTAAACATTATGAAAAACTTTTAAAAAATTCAAATTCAGCTTTTCACTACAAGGATAAATTTTCACTTTTATATTTGGATCACTTTCCTACAAATGAAAGATTAGGTAAGATATCTACATTAGTATCCTGTAAAATAAACAGTAAAAATTTAAAAAGAAGTCTATGCCATTTAGATTATGTAAATAAAAATTTATTATTTGATAAAAATTCAGAGCTTTGGGTTATTGATTTTGACAAATGCAAGATAGATTATTGTGCTCATGATATATCATATTTTTTAAGGAGATTATTAAGAAGAGATTCAACATCTTGGGATTTTGAAGTCGCCTTAAAATGTTTAGAAACCTATGAAAAAAACTATAGTCTAGGTTTAGATGAATATCTATATATTTTATCCTATTTATCATTTCCTCAAAAATACTGGAGAATTTCAAGAGATTATTATAATAATATTAACAAATGCAATAAAAACAGTTTCCAAACCTTACTAAACAAAGCCGTAAAAAACGAAGAAAAGCAGCTCAATTTTTCTTTAGAATTTATAAACTATATAGAAAAAAACTTTAAAATAAAATCTTTAATTTATTAA
- a CDS encoding stalk domain-containing protein, translated as MKRTIALLLGVATILGASSAPVLAKEKKIKENTVISTNKVNEKISNNLIIAGKAINIGNAGVVIKNGNVMVPLKVTAENLGFKVSSDSHNKIITLDNNQVKTEIEVGRDNYYYQSSNAIGSFCKAKHGELVYVNNENYTIGYFMKSNSIGMPNPVEEFATIEEASKHLQFKTVVPKEIPEGYKLKFISTISRELFQVGYDNEKNNILFRMAKEIDKIDGDYNDYKINKTIIVNNNQINLKGNKNNLVNLATFKIKDMSYSISVEKGMSEDDIIKIVKSIF; from the coding sequence ATGAAAAGAACAATAGCTTTATTATTAGGAGTAGCAACAATTTTAGGAGCATCATCTGCCCCTGTACTTGCAAAAGAGAAGAAAATAAAAGAAAATACAGTAATATCAACTAATAAAGTTAATGAAAAAATCAGTAATAATCTAATTATAGCAGGAAAGGCTATAAATATTGGAAATGCTGGAGTAGTAATAAAAAATGGAAATGTAATGGTTCCACTTAAGGTTACAGCTGAAAATTTAGGATTTAAGGTTAGCTCGGATTCTCATAACAAAATCATAACCTTAGATAACAATCAAGTTAAAACAGAAATAGAAGTGGGTAGGGATAATTATTACTATCAAAGCAGCAATGCAATAGGAAGTTTTTGCAAAGCAAAACATGGAGAATTAGTATATGTTAACAATGAGAATTATACTATTGGTTATTTTATGAAGTCAAATTCAATTGGAATGCCAAATCCTGTTGAAGAGTTTGCAACTATTGAAGAAGCAAGTAAGCATCTTCAATTTAAAACTGTAGTTCCTAAAGAAATACCAGAAGGTTATAAATTGAAATTTATAAGTACTATTTCAAGAGAGTTGTTCCAAGTTGGCTATGATAATGAAAAAAATAATATATTATTTAGGATGGCAAAAGAAATTGATAAGATAGACGGAGATTACAATGATTACAAAATTAATAAAACTATAATAGTAAATAACAATCAAATTAATTTAAAAGGAAATAAAAATAATCTTGTTAATCTTGCAACTTTTAAGATTAAAGATATGTCTTATTCAATTTCAGTAGAAAAAGGAATGTCAGAAGATGATATTATAAAAATAGTTAAGAGTATTTTTTAA
- the ppdK gene encoding pyruvate, phosphate dikinase, protein MSKKYVYLFNEGNASMRNLLGGKGANLAEMTNLGIPVPEGFTVTTEACIKYYEDNEKIDSSIIKEVEESLKQIEKVTGKEFGSKENPLLVSVRSGARVSMPGMMDTILNLGLNDETVLAVAKLTDNERFAYDSYRRFVQMFSDVVMGIEKRKFEDVLDGVKEEKGVKFDTDLSTDDLKEVVKKFKAIYKKELNKDFPQDPKEQLIEAITAVFRSWDNPRAIVYRRLNDIPGDWGTAVNVQRMAFGNMGNTSGTGVAFTRNPATGEKVIFGEYLINAQGEDVVAGVRTPQPLQKLQEELPECFDQFMNIATRLENHYRDMQDMEFTIEQGKLYFLQTRNGKRTAQAALKIAVDLVNEGLLTKEEAILKVEPKQLDSLLHPNFDEEELNKAEVIAKGLPASPGAACGKVYFTAEDAKKHHEAGEKVVLVRLETSPEDIEGMVAAEGILTVRGGMTSHAAVVARGMGTCCVAGCGDLRINEKEGSFEAHGHTFHEGDYISINGSTGNVYGKAIKTVAPEISGYFGTFMAWADGIRKLKVRTNADTPRDAKQAVEFGAEGIGLCRTEHMFFDENRIAAVREMIVAKTVEQREKALEKILPMQREDFIGIYEAMEGRPVTIRLLDPPLHEFLPTEEEDIKDLAKEMQITFEELKSTIQSLHEFNPMMGHRGCRLAVAYPEIARMQTRAIIEAAVKVQKEKGFNIVPEIMIPLVGELKELKFVKDIITAEADEIIKTKGIEMKYKVGTMIEIPRAAITADEIAKEAEFFSFGTNDLTQMTFGFSRDDAGKFLKYYYENKIYEFDPFQKLDQTGVGKLVKIATELGRKTRPDIKLGICGEHGGDPSSVEFCHNTGLNYVSCSPFRVPIARLAAAQAEVKNPR, encoded by the coding sequence ATGAGTAAAAAGTATGTTTATTTATTTAATGAGGGAAATGCTTCCATGAGAAATCTTTTAGGAGGCAAAGGAGCAAATTTAGCTGAGATGACTAATTTAGGCATCCCAGTACCTGAGGGCTTTACAGTTACTACTGAAGCTTGCATAAAATATTATGAGGATAATGAAAAAATAGATTCTTCAATAATAAAAGAGGTTGAGGAGTCTTTGAAACAAATTGAAAAGGTTACGGGAAAAGAATTTGGTTCTAAAGAGAATCCCTTATTAGTGTCAGTAAGGTCGGGAGCAAGGGTTTCTATGCCAGGTATGATGGATACTATACTTAATCTAGGATTAAATGATGAAACGGTTTTAGCTGTAGCAAAACTTACTGATAATGAAAGATTTGCTTACGATTCTTATAGAAGATTTGTGCAAATGTTTTCAGATGTCGTAATGGGAATAGAGAAGAGAAAATTTGAAGATGTGCTAGATGGTGTTAAGGAAGAAAAAGGTGTTAAATTTGACACAGATTTAAGCACAGATGATTTAAAAGAAGTAGTTAAAAAGTTTAAAGCAATATACAAAAAAGAGTTAAATAAAGATTTTCCACAAGATCCAAAAGAACAATTAATAGAAGCTATTACTGCAGTATTTAGATCTTGGGATAATCCAAGAGCTATAGTTTATAGAAGACTTAATGACATTCCAGGTGATTGGGGAACTGCTGTAAACGTTCAAAGAATGGCATTTGGTAATATGGGAAATACATCAGGAACAGGAGTTGCATTTACTAGAAATCCAGCTACTGGCGAAAAAGTTATATTTGGTGAGTATCTAATAAATGCACAGGGGGAAGATGTTGTTGCAGGAGTTAGAACACCTCAACCACTTCAAAAATTACAGGAAGAGCTTCCTGAATGTTTTGATCAATTCATGAATATTGCAACTAGACTAGAAAATCACTACAGAGATATGCAAGATATGGAGTTCACTATAGAACAAGGAAAATTATATTTCCTTCAGACAAGAAACGGTAAAAGAACTGCACAGGCAGCTTTAAAAATAGCAGTAGATTTGGTAAATGAAGGCCTTCTTACTAAAGAAGAAGCTATATTAAAAGTTGAACCAAAACAATTAGATTCATTGCTTCATCCTAATTTTGATGAGGAAGAATTAAATAAGGCAGAGGTTATTGCAAAAGGTTTACCAGCATCACCGGGAGCTGCTTGTGGAAAAGTATACTTTACAGCTGAGGATGCTAAAAAGCATCATGAAGCAGGAGAAAAGGTAGTTTTAGTTAGATTAGAAACATCTCCAGAAGACATTGAAGGAATGGTAGCCGCAGAAGGAATCCTAACAGTAAGAGGAGGAATGACTTCTCATGCAGCAGTTGTAGCTAGAGGAATGGGTACTTGTTGTGTAGCTGGTTGTGGAGATTTAAGAATAAATGAAAAAGAGGGCTCTTTTGAGGCTCATGGGCATACTTTTCATGAAGGAGACTATATATCAATAAACGGAAGCACAGGTAATGTATATGGAAAAGCTATAAAAACTGTTGCTCCAGAAATATCAGGATATTTTGGAACATTTATGGCATGGGCAGATGGAATAAGAAAGTTAAAGGTAAGAACTAATGCAGATACTCCAAGAGATGCAAAGCAGGCTGTGGAATTTGGAGCTGAAGGTATAGGACTTTGTAGAACAGAGCATATGTTCTTTGATGAAAATAGAATAGCAGCAGTTAGAGAAATGATAGTTGCTAAAACTGTTGAACAAAGAGAAAAGGCCTTAGAAAAAATTCTTCCAATGCAAAGAGAAGACTTCATAGGTATTTATGAAGCAATGGAAGGAAGACCAGTGACAATAAGACTTTTAGATCCACCACTACATGAATTTTTGCCAACTGAAGAAGAAGATATTAAAGATTTGGCAAAAGAAATGCAGATAACTTTTGAAGAGTTAAAATCAACTATTCAATCTTTACATGAGTTTAATCCAATGATGGGTCACAGAGGTTGCAGACTTGCAGTAGCTTACCCAGAGATAGCAAGAATGCAGACAAGAGCTATAATTGAAGCTGCAGTTAAGGTTCAAAAAGAAAAAGGATTTAATATAGTTCCAGAGATAATGATTCCTTTAGTAGGGGAATTAAAAGAATTGAAATTTGTTAAGGATATTATTACTGCTGAGGCAGATGAAATAATAAAAACTAAGGGAATAGAAATGAAGTATAAAGTAGGTACTATGATAGAAATTCCAAGAGCTGCAATTACAGCTGATGAAATAGCTAAAGAAGCTGAATTCTTCTCTTTTGGAACTAATGATTTAACACAGATGACCTTTGGTTTCTCAAGAGATGACGCAGGAAAATTCTTGAAATATTACTACGAGAATAAGATTTACGAATTTGATCCATTCCAAAAGCTAGATCAAACTGGTGTTGGAAAGCTTGTAAAAATAGCTACAGAACTTGGAAGAAAAACTAGACCTGATATTAAATTAGGTATATGTGGTGAACATGGTGGAGATCCATCTTCAGTAGAATTCTGCCATAACACAGGACTTAATTATGTATCTTGTTCTCCATTTAGAGTTCCAATAGCAAGACTTGCAGCAGCACAAGCAGAAGTTAAAAATCCAAGATAA
- a CDS encoding CBS domain-containing protein, whose amino-acid sequence MEVIKLSERQEEIIRLVKDNQPITSEKIAANLNLTRAALRPDLAILTMTGILDARPKVGYIYSNKPSYSLVYDYIRKITVGEIMSKPVVVGEETSIYDAILHLFLNDVGTLFVENNGLLMGAISRKDFLKVAMGGTDMHKVPVGIIMTRMPNIICVEPKDTAYFAAKKIIDHEVDSLPVIEKTMNDGKEGYKIVGKVSKTNITKVFVKLGENG is encoded by the coding sequence GTGGAAGTCATTAAACTTTCAGAAAGACAAGAAGAAATAATAAGGTTAGTAAAAGACAATCAACCTATAACCAGTGAAAAAATTGCAGCTAATTTAAATTTGACAAGAGCAGCCTTAAGGCCTGATCTTGCAATTCTTACTATGACTGGAATACTAGACGCGAGACCAAAGGTAGGATATATATATTCAAATAAACCCTCTTACAGTCTTGTTTATGATTATATTAGAAAAATAACCGTAGGAGAAATAATGTCTAAGCCAGTAGTTGTAGGAGAGGAAACTTCAATATACGACGCTATATTACATTTATTTTTAAATGACGTTGGAACACTTTTTGTAGAAAACAATGGACTATTGATGGGAGCCATCTCAAGAAAGGATTTTTTAAAGGTAGCTATGGGTGGAACTGATATGCATAAAGTGCCTGTGGGTATTATAATGACTAGAATGCCCAATATCATTTGCGTTGAGCCAAAAGATACAGCGTATTTTGCTGCGAAAAAGATTATAGACCATGAAGTTGATAGTTTACCTGTTATAGAGAAAACTATGAATGATGGAAAAGAAGGCTATAAGATAGTAGGAAAAGTTTCTAAAACAAATATAACAAAAGTATTTGTAAAATTAGGTGAAAATGGTTAA
- a CDS encoding DUF4342 domain-containing protein has translation MSEITLEKIDILKERTGVSYKEAKEALEYCNGDVVEALIYLESSEDNKDIYTTKEEFINWIKDLVKKGQATRIRIKKEEKTIVDIPLNAGVAVGVMSLVWLPIAATLLVTAMVTKVTIEITKTDGTVEVVNKIIKTKTDEVKDIIKEAGNGFKDKFNCKMKKDSDFQNEDNIYQYTVNFHEDDEKDKNDEQ, from the coding sequence ATGAGTGAAATAACCTTAGAAAAAATTGATATTTTAAAAGAGAGAACAGGAGTTAGCTATAAAGAGGCTAAAGAAGCTTTAGAGTATTGTAATGGAGATGTAGTAGAGGCACTTATTTATTTGGAAAGTAGTGAGGATAATAAGGATATATATACTACAAAGGAAGAATTTATTAACTGGATAAAAGATTTGGTTAAAAAAGGTCAAGCTACTAGAATACGCATTAAAAAAGAGGAAAAGACAATTGTAGATATTCCATTAAACGCTGGAGTAGCAGTAGGCGTTATGTCCCTAGTATGGCTTCCTATTGCCGCGACACTTTTAGTTACTGCTATGGTGACAAAGGTAACTATAGAGATAACTAAAACAGATGGAACTGTAGAGGTAGTAAATAAGATTATAAAAACTAAAACAGATGAAGTAAAAGACATAATTAAAGAAGCAGGAAATGGTTTTAAAGATAAATTTAATTGTAAGATGAAAAAAGATAGTGATTTTCAAAATGAAGACAATATATACCAATATACTGTGAATTTTCATGAGGATGACGAAAAAGATAAAAATGATGAACAATAG